The proteins below are encoded in one region of Triticum aestivum cultivar Chinese Spring chromosome 1B, IWGSC CS RefSeq v2.1, whole genome shotgun sequence:
- the LOC123075565 gene encoding coniferyl alcohol acyltransferase-like has translation MNMAVDGFGEPGIRVVSRRLVKASDPSIQPHVVPLSNLDLYVGNVQVAILCIYPKLPVGRDFAGVVATFESLLPALLNEFYPFAGLIGTNPSSGLPELLCHNQGAELVVGEVGVALASLDYGLADKSLKKLMLPYAEDVTFSVQLLSFACGSFSVLWATNHLVGDGHDNIRFLRMWSQLARTGKIVADGDGDGKLCHDRSVFRPRNPPSYRASLAADITTFDPRRLVNVLTAHDSFVDRLYYIEAADIASLREMASTEQRRSSRVQAVSAYLWKVLAGVVAASRVPEERCRMGWWVSARRRLTSPELASAMRKYFGNVTTYAYGDASVEEIQRKSLAEVAAMVREPVASVNYEEYIQDLVDFVEVHKGQGLMETPVVGLGSPILSQSVFDSFPLDTDFGFGQAALAMPISDFANLCSAYLSISAKPAGDGSWLVSAYIWPRLAAALEADEQHIFKPLTAEYLGLTAS, from the coding sequence ATGAATATGGCTGTAGATGGGTTTGGCGAGCCGGGCATTCGTGTGGTGAGTCGCCGGCTGGTGAAGGCATCCGACCCGTCCATCCAACCGCACGTGGTGCCCCTCTCCAACCTCGACCTGTACGTCGGCAACGTACAAGTCGCCATACTATGCATCTATCCCAAGCTTCCGGTGGGCAGGGATTTCGCCGGCGTGGTGGCCACCTTCGAGTCCCTGCTGCCGGCCTTACTCAACGAGTTCTACCCTTTCGCCGGCCTCATCGGCACCAACCCAAGCTCAGGCCTCCCCGAGCTGCTCTGCCACAACCAGGGCGCGGAGCTGGTCGTGGGAGAGGTCGGCGTCGCCCTGGCGAGCCTGGACTACGGCCTGGCCGACAAGTCCCTGAAGAAGCTGATGCTCCCGTACGCGGAGGACGTCACCTTCTCAGTGCAGCTGCTGTCCTTCGCCTGCGGCAGCTTCTCCGTGCTGTGGGCAACCAACCACCTCGTCGGCGACGGCCATGACAACATCAGGTTCCTGCGGATGTGGTCCCAGCTGGCACGAACGGGCAAAATCGTCGccgacggagatggagatggaaagcTATGCCACGACCGCTCGGTGTTCCGCCCTCGCAACCCGCCGTCGTACAGAGCCTCGCTCGCCGCCGACATAACGACGTTCGACCCGCGCCGGCTGGTAAACGTTCTGACGGCCCACGACAGCTTCGTCGACCGCCTCTACTACATCGAGGCGGCCGACATCGCCAGCTTGCGCGAGATGGCGAGCACCGAGCAGCGCCGCTCCTCACGCGTCCAGGCGGTCTCCGCGTACCTGTGGAAGGTCCTCGCCGGCGTGGTTGCCGCTTCCCGCGTGCCGGAGGAGCGCTGCCGCATGGGGTGGTGGGTGAGCGCGCGCCGTCGTCTCACGTCGCCCGAGCTAGCCTCTGCGATGCGCAAGTACTTCGGCAACGTCACGACCTACGCGTACGGGGACGCGAGCGTGGAGGAGATCCAGCGCAAGTCGCTCGCGGAGGTGGCGGCCATGGTGCGGGAGCCGGTCGCCTCCGTCAACTACGAGGAGTACATCCAGGATCTGGTGGACTTCGTGGAGGTGCACAAGGGCCAAGGGCTGATGGAGACTCCCGTGGTCGGGCTGGGCAGCCCGATCCTAAGCCAGTCCGTGTTCGACTCATTCCCGCTTGACACCGACTTCGGCTTCGGCCAAGCTGCTCTGGCCATGCCCATCTCCGACTTCGCCAACCTCTGCTCAGCCTACCTGTCCATCAGCGCCAAGCCGGCAGGCGACGGCTCCTGGCTCGTCAGTGCCTACATATGGCCTCGTCTCGCCGCCGCCCTCGAGGCCGACGAGCAGCACATCTTCAAGCCTCTCACGGCGGAGTACCTTGGCCTCACAGCCTCCTAG